A window of the Flavobacterium sangjuense genome harbors these coding sequences:
- a CDS encoding ABC transporter ATP-binding protein: MELLIKDLDKKYSNGVHALDNVSLTIPKGMFGLLGPNGAGKSSLMRTIATLQDADSGSITLGDIDVLNDKQAVRKILGYLPQEFGVYPRTTAVDLLDNLALLKGFENKADRKQMIEQLLVKVNLWEHRKNAVSSYSGGMRQRFGIAQCLIGSPKLVIVDEPTAGLDPGERNRFYNILSEIGENTIVILSTHIVQDVRELCTQMAVVDKGRVLFAGNTDDALLEVRGKVWEKKVPKQELSKYQEEHQVISNKLVGGQPLIHIFSENPVAGFVKAEENLEDVFFAKLNALV; the protein is encoded by the coding sequence ATGGAATTACTCATTAAAGATTTAGACAAAAAATACAGCAACGGCGTACATGCTTTAGATAATGTCTCGCTAACAATACCAAAAGGAATGTTTGGGTTACTTGGACCAAACGGTGCCGGAAAATCTTCACTAATGCGAACCATAGCAACGCTTCAGGATGCCGATAGTGGTTCCATTACTTTGGGCGATATTGATGTATTGAATGACAAACAAGCCGTACGCAAAATATTGGGTTATCTACCTCAGGAATTTGGTGTTTATCCTCGAACAACCGCAGTAGATTTACTTGACAACTTAGCCTTACTAAAAGGTTTTGAAAACAAAGCCGACAGAAAGCAAATGATTGAACAGTTGCTTGTGAAAGTTAATCTTTGGGAACATCGCAAAAATGCCGTAAGCAGCTATAGTGGTGGAATGCGCCAGCGTTTTGGTATTGCACAATGTTTGATTGGTTCTCCAAAACTGGTAATTGTAGATGAACCTACAGCAGGTTTAGATCCGGGAGAACGAAACAGATTCTATAACATTTTGAGTGAAATTGGTGAAAACACTATCGTAATTCTTTCCACTCACATTGTACAGGATGTACGCGAATTGTGTACACAAATGGCAGTTGTGGATAAAGGCCGAGTGCTTTTTGCCGGCAATACCGATGATGCTTTATTAGAAGTGCGGGGCAAAGTCTGGGAGAAAAAAGTTCCGAAACAGGAATTGTCCAAATATCAGGAAGAACATCAGGTCATTTCCAACAAACTTGTGGGCGGACAACCTTTGATTCATATTTTTTCTGAAAATCCGGTAGCTGGTTTTGTGAAAGCCGAAGAAAATCTTGAAGACGTATTTTTTGCCAAACTCAATGCTTTAGTATAA
- the guaA gene encoding glutamine-hydrolyzing GMP synthase, whose translation MQHNVLILDFGSQYTQLIARRVRELNIFCEIFPYNHFPTDLSPYKAVILGGSPYSVRSEDALQIDLSNIRGKLPLLAVCYGAQYLAHFSGGEVAASNIREYGRANLSYIKEEVFFENVNVNSQVWMSHSDTIKHLPTNGVKLASTKDVENAAYKIDGETTYAIQFHPEVYHSTDGKQILENFLVKIAHVPQNFTPNAFVEDCVKELQEKVKGDKVVLGLSGGVDSTVAAVLLHKAIGKNLYCIFVNNGLLRKNEFENVLHQYKDMGLNVKGVDATARFMTALDGLEDPEAKRKAIGNAFIEVFDEEAHLIEDVTWLAQGTIYPDVIESVSVKGPSATIKSHHNVGGLPDYMKLKIVEPLRMLFKDEVRRVGKTLGIDPELLGRHPFPGPGLSIRILGAITPEKVRILQEVDAVFINGLKEHGLYDKVWQAGAILLPVNSVGVMGDERTYEKVVALRAVESTDGMTADWVHLPYEFLMKISNEIINKVKGVNRVVYDISSKPPATIEWE comes from the coding sequence ATGCAACACAACGTACTTATTTTAGATTTCGGTTCGCAATACACACAACTTATTGCGAGAAGAGTTCGGGAATTAAATATATTCTGCGAAATCTTCCCTTACAATCATTTTCCAACTGATTTATCGCCCTACAAAGCAGTCATCCTTGGCGGAAGTCCTTATTCTGTTCGCTCAGAAGACGCTTTGCAAATCGATTTGTCCAATATTCGAGGCAAATTGCCGCTGCTCGCGGTATGTTATGGCGCCCAATATTTGGCACATTTTTCAGGTGGAGAAGTAGCCGCTTCCAATATTAGAGAATATGGAAGAGCAAATTTATCCTATATTAAAGAAGAAGTTTTCTTTGAAAATGTAAATGTGAATTCACAAGTTTGGATGAGCCACAGTGACACCATCAAACACTTACCAACTAATGGTGTGAAATTGGCCAGTACCAAAGATGTCGAAAACGCAGCTTATAAAATCGATGGCGAAACAACTTATGCCATTCAGTTTCATCCCGAAGTTTATCATTCTACAGATGGGAAACAAATCCTTGAGAACTTTTTGGTTAAGATTGCACACGTTCCACAGAACTTTACACCAAACGCTTTTGTAGAAGATTGCGTTAAAGAATTACAGGAAAAAGTAAAAGGTGACAAAGTCGTACTTGGACTTTCAGGCGGTGTAGATTCTACGGTAGCGGCGGTTTTGCTGCACAAAGCTATTGGCAAAAACCTCTATTGTATTTTTGTTAATAATGGTTTGCTTCGTAAAAATGAATTCGAAAATGTTCTGCACCAATACAAAGACATGGGTTTAAATGTAAAAGGTGTCGATGCTACAGCCAGATTCATGACTGCATTAGATGGACTTGAAGATCCGGAAGCAAAAAGAAAAGCCATTGGTAATGCTTTTATCGAAGTTTTTGACGAAGAAGCACATTTAATTGAAGATGTAACCTGGTTGGCTCAAGGCACCATTTATCCTGACGTAATCGAATCGGTTTCGGTAAAAGGACCATCAGCAACCATCAAATCACATCATAACGTTGGCGGTTTACCTGATTATATGAAGCTCAAAATAGTGGAGCCTTTGCGTATGTTATTTAAAGATGAAGTGCGTAGAGTTGGTAAAACATTGGGCATCGACCCGGAACTTTTGGGCAGGCATCCATTTCCAGGACCAGGATTATCGATTAGAATTTTGGGTGCCATCACACCTGAAAAAGTTAGAATACTACAGGAAGTTGACGCTGTTTTTATCAACGGATTAAAAGAGCACGGATTGTACGATAAAGTATGGCAGGCCGGAGCGATTTTACTTCCTGTAAATAGTGTTGGAGTGATGGGTGATGAGCGTACTTATGAGAAGGTAGTGGCGCTGAGAGCTGTAGAATCAACCGATGGGATGACAGCGGATTGGGTTCATTTACCGTATGAATTTTTGATGAAAATCTCAAACGAGATTATAAATAAAGTAAAAGGTGTAAATAGAGTAGTGTATGATATAAGCTCCAAACCACCAGCAACAATCGAATGGGAATAG